A stretch of the Esox lucius isolate fEsoLuc1 chromosome 2, fEsoLuc1.pri, whole genome shotgun sequence genome encodes the following:
- the fah gene encoding fumarylacetoacetase — translation MAVVNIWKRLLTLLLTLRSISEYNCNLKMSFVKVNEKSDFSYHNLPYGVFSTAGNSRKRIGVAIGDQILDLSVIKSLFRGPVLSDHQDVFDQPTLNAFMGLGYEAWREARRTLQLLLSANETTLRDDVNLRSRAFVLQSTATMHLPADIGDYTDFYSSRDHATNVGIMFRGKDNALMPNWLRLPVGYHGRASSIVVSGTPIRRPSGQMRPDQSKPPVFGPSKQLDIELEMAFFVGGGNRLGEPIPIERAHEHIFGMVLMNDWSARDIQAWEYVPLGPFLGKNFGTTVSPWVVPMEALLPFVQPNTVQDPEPLHYLRHDDAYTFNINLFVSLKGESMKETATICTSNFKYMYWTMKQQLAHHTVNGCNVRPGDLLASGTISGPEPESFGSLLELSWRGTKTVDLGEGETRTFLKDGDEVTLTGYCEGSGYRVGFGPCTGTVLPAL, via the exons ATGGCTGTGGTCAACATCTGGAAGAGGTTACTAACGCTGCTGCTTACACTGAGGAGTATATCGGAGTATAACTGCAACTTAAAAATGTCTTTTGTGAAAGTTAACGAAAAGTCCGACTTTTCCTATCACAACTTACCTTATGGCGTGTTCTCGACAGCGGGCAAT TCCAGAAAACGGATTGGGGTTGCGATTGGGGATCAGATTTTGGACCTGAGCGTTATAAAGTCACTATTCAGAGGTCCTGTGCTTTCCGATCACCAGGATGTGTTTGACCAG CCCACCCTGAATGCATTCATGGGTCTGGGGTACGAGGCATGGAGGGAAGCCCGGAGGACTTTACAGCTGCTGCTCTCGGCTAATGAGACCACACTCAGAGACGATGTCAACCTCAGGAGCAG AGCATTTGTCCTTCAGAGTACAGCCACAATGCATCTGCCTGCTGACATAG gtgaCTATACTGATTTCTACTCGTCCAGAGACCATGCCACCAACGTTGGCATTATGTTCCGAGGGAAGGACAATGCCCTGATGCCCAATTG GTTGAGGCTGCCTGTGGGGTATCACGGCAGGGCATCCTCCATTGTAGTGTCTGGGACACCCATACGCAGGCCCTCAGGACAGATGAGACCTGACCAAT CTAAGCCTCCTGTGTTTGGACCGTCTAAGCAGCTGGACATCGAACTGGAGATG GCCTTTTTTGTAGGTGGAGGTAATCGTCTGGGCGAGCCCATTCCGATAGAGAGAGCCCATGAACATATCTTTGGCATGGTGCTGATGAACGACTGGAGTG cCAGAGATATACAGGCATGGGAGTATGTCCCCCTGGGCCCGTTCCTGGGGAAGAACTTCGGGACCACCGTCTCACCCTGGGTGGTGCCCATGGAGGCCCTGTTGCCATTTGTTCAGCCCAACACGGTCCAG GACCCAGAGCCCCTCCATTATCTACGCCATGACGATGCATACACCTTTAACATTAACCTGTTTGTGTCACTGAAAG GAGAGTCAATGAAGGAAACAGCCACTATATGCACGTCCAACTTCAAG taTATGTATTGGACTATGAAGCAGCAGCTGGCTCATCACACAGTCAACGGCTGTAATGTCAGACCTGGAGACCTGCTGGCCTCAGGAACTATTAGTGGACCG GAGCCGGAAAGTTTTGGTTCACTGTTGGAATTGTCATGGAGGGGTACTAAGACCGTGGAcctgggagagggagagacaagaaCCTTCCTGAAGGATGGAGACGAGGTCACTCTTACAG gTTATTGTGAGGGGAGTGGGTATAGGGTGGGTTTCGGACCGTGTACTGGGACCGTTCTGCCAGCCCTGTAA
- the zfand6 gene encoding AN1-type zinc finger protein 6 has product MAQETNQSQAPLLCTTGCGFYSNPRNNGMCSVCYKDFLQRQNNNGRVSPPAASSAVAVCSLGESLLAQCSESSTVDVPSATAHADSGTTSSVVSSQSLSTPPNHSDEESTATSEAGLKTEDIQERAPFSTAIGGRQQSSSADSSGPRFDAQASQPMRDQDSMDRNAAKRPSPGYSSHKRKLEEADEEKASVSVSEDSDQASVDGQDRPTESDKPKVLKKNRCFACRKKVGLTGFDCRCGNVFCGAHRYSDIHNCTFDYKADAAEKIRKANPVVVGEKIQKI; this is encoded by the exons ATGGCCCAGGAGACTAACCAAAGCCAAGCACCACTCCTCTGCACCACGGGCTGTGGTTTCTACAGCAACCCGCGAAACAATGGCATGTGCTCTGTGTGCTACAAGGACTTTCTccagagacaaaacaacaatggACGTGTCAGTCCCCCAG CGGCATCCTCGGCGGTGGCGGTTTGCAGCCTGGGAGAGTCTCTCCTGGCCCAGTGCTCAGAGAGCAGTACTGTAGATGTGCCATCAGCCACTGCCCACGCAGACAGTGGAACTACAAGCAG cGTTGTATCCAGCCAGTCCCTCTCAACACCACCAAATCATTCTGATGAGGAGAGCACAGCCACATCTGAAGCAGGCCTGAAAACAGAAGACATACAgg AGCGAGCTCCATTTAGCACAGCTATAGGTGGCAGACAGCAGTCAAGTTCAGCAGATAGCTCAGGGCCTCGCTTCGATGCACAGGCTAGTCAGCCAATGAGAGACCAGGATAGCATGGACAGAAATGCAGCCAAAAGGCCCTCCCCGGGGTACAGCTCTCACAAGCGGAAGCTAGAGGAGGCAGATGAAGAGAAGG CATCAGTATCTGTATCAGAGGACTCTGACCAGGCCTCAGTGGACGGACAGGACAGACCCACAGAATCAGACAAACCCAAAGTTCTTAAGAAGAATCGCTGCTTTGCCTGCCGCAAGAAAGTGGGTCTCACCG GCTTCGACTGCCGATGTGGCAACGTGTTCTGTGGCGCCCACCGGTACTCAGACATTCACAACTGCACCTTTGACTACAAGGCAGACGCCGCAGAGAAGATCAGGAAAGCAAACCCTGTCGTTGTCGGGGAGAAGATCCAAAAGATTTAG